One Mycoavidus sp. B2-EB genomic region harbors:
- a CDS encoding undecaprenyl-diphosphate phosphatase has protein sequence MDWILAFKALLLGIVEGLTEFLPVSSTGHLIVVGSLLNFTGAQAKAFDVVIQFGAILAVCWEFRRKIGELASGIVSRPNARRFILNIVVACIPAVVFGLIFDKQIKALLFTPVSVALALVIGGIVILWAEWRQSHGNKMPRVRTLDELTVTDALKVGLAQCLALIPGTSRSGSTIIGGMLFGLERRIATEFSFFLAMPLLFGATVYELYKMRTLLEAIDIGVFILGLVAAFASAFICVRWLLRYITTHDFKVFAWYRIGFGLLILITAYTGVIKWTA, from the coding sequence ATCGATTGGATACTTGCATTTAAGGCTCTGTTACTTGGCATAGTCGAAGGATTGACTGAATTTCTACCGGTTTCAAGTACGGGTCACCTGATTGTGGTGGGGAGTTTGCTTAATTTTACTGGCGCGCAAGCCAAGGCATTTGATGTGGTGATTCAGTTTGGCGCGATTCTCGCCGTCTGCTGGGAATTTCGCCGTAAGATTGGAGAGCTTGCAAGTGGTATCGTGAGCCGCCCAAATGCGCGTCGTTTTATCTTAAACATTGTTGTTGCGTGCATACCCGCCGTGGTCTTCGGGCTGATTTTTGATAAGCAGATTAAAGCGCTCTTGTTTACGCCAGTGTCCGTTGCGTTAGCGTTGGTGATTGGGGGGATCGTCATTCTGTGGGCGGAGTGGCGACAATCTCATGGGAATAAGATGCCACGCGTGCGCACGTTAGATGAGCTAACTGTAACAGATGCGCTCAAAGTGGGGCTAGCGCAATGTTTGGCTTTAATTCCTGGTACATCTCGTTCAGGTTCAACGATTATTGGCGGTATGTTATTTGGGCTTGAGCGACGCATTGCGACAGAATTCTCTTTTTTCTTAGCGATGCCTCTCTTGTTTGGCGCGACCGTCTATGAATTATATAAAATGCGCACATTGCTTGAGGCAATTGATATTGGCGTTTTTATTCTGGGTTTGGTCGCCGCGTTTGCGAGTGCATTCATTTGTGTGCGCTGGTTATTGCGCTATATCACTACGCATGATTTTAAAGTTTTTGCCTGGTATCGGATTGGTTTTGGTTTATTGATTCTAATCACCGCCTATACTGGCGTGATCAAGTGGACGGCATAA
- a CDS encoding DUF1439 domain-containing protein yields MSLPFAMTKRRRLILGGGVGLFVFVVLLLACSKSIFLFVSGRYTFPVQKIQAAVEKKFPYEQQLLQLFKLKLTQPQITLQPKTNRLAIALNAHISSPFMAQPVTGQFTLSSELAYDRVSRSVVLKHPQIEHLQLDGMEDEYRRQVNTAAALLASQLLDNYPIYAFKPDQLLFAHVNYEPSTITVVSDGMRIQLVER; encoded by the coding sequence ATGAGTCTTCCTTTCGCTATGACTAAGCGTCGCCGCCTGATCTTAGGGGGAGGTGTTGGCTTGTTTGTGTTTGTGGTATTGCTGCTTGCTTGCTCAAAATCGATCTTCCTATTTGTTTCTGGGCGGTATACTTTCCCGGTGCAGAAAATCCAGGCAGCGGTCGAGAAAAAATTTCCCTATGAGCAGCAACTTCTACAGCTTTTTAAGCTCAAATTAACTCAGCCTCAAATTACTTTACAACCCAAAACGAATCGGCTCGCGATTGCGTTAAACGCGCATATTAGCAGCCCTTTTATGGCACAACCGGTAACGGGCCAGTTCACGCTTAGCAGCGAGCTTGCCTATGATCGAGTGAGTCGCTCGGTGGTGCTTAAACATCCACAAATTGAGCACTTGCAACTGGATGGCATGGAAGATGAATACAGGCGACAAGTCAACACTGCTGCTGCGTTGCTGGCGTCCCAGTTATTGGATAACTATCCAATTTATGCTTTTAAGCCTGATCAATTGTTATTTGCTCACGTAAATTATGAACCCAGTACAATCACTGTTGTATCGGACGGGATGCGGATACAGCTTGTCGAGCGTTAA
- a CDS encoding protein-L-isoaspartate O-methyltransferase: MNLEQARYNMIQQQIRPWQVSDQDVLNLLEIIKRENFVPPAYQNIAFADLEIPLPCGQHMLPPKTEARLIQALQLKPHESILEIGTGSGYMAALLSYHSAQVLTVEIHPELAAFAQENLRKNHISKVSVIIGDGVHGWPQQAPYDVIVISGGLPTLAPALLTQLKPGGRLCAFVGAAPVMKAQLITCVREKEYHSEDLFETWVTPLVNAIEAPHFSF, translated from the coding sequence ATGAATCTCGAACAGGCCCGCTACAATATGATTCAACAGCAAATTCGCCCCTGGCAGGTGTCCGACCAGGATGTGCTGAATTTGCTTGAAATCATTAAGCGCGAAAATTTCGTGCCCCCCGCCTACCAAAATATTGCCTTTGCTGATCTAGAAATTCCGCTGCCTTGCGGACAGCATATGTTGCCCCCCAAAACTGAAGCACGGCTCATACAAGCGCTTCAGTTGAAACCCCATGAATCAATCCTTGAAATCGGCACGGGCAGCGGTTATATGGCGGCCCTCCTCTCCTATCACAGTGCGCAAGTATTGACGGTCGAAATCCATCCTGAACTTGCCGCATTCGCACAAGAAAATCTGCGTAAAAACCATATCTCAAAGGTCAGCGTTATAATCGGCGATGGGGTGCACGGCTGGCCACAGCAAGCACCTTATGATGTTATTGTGATTTCCGGCGGATTACCCACCTTGGCGCCCGCATTACTCACCCAACTTAAGCCTGGTGGCCGCCTGTGCGCTTTTGTTGGAGCTGCACCAGTGATGAAAGCGCAACTGATTACTTGCGTGCGTGAAAAGGAATACCACAGCGAAGATTTATTTGAAACTTGGGTCACCCCTTTAGTCAATGCAATCGAAGCGCCACACTTTAGCTTTTAA